A stretch of the Panicum virgatum strain AP13 chromosome 9N, P.virgatum_v5, whole genome shotgun sequence genome encodes the following:
- the LOC120688062 gene encoding DNA-directed RNA polymerase subunit beta''-like, with translation MDEGRNLATLFPQDLLQEEDNLQLRLVNFISHENSKLTQRIYHTNSQFVRTCLVVNWEQEEKEGARASLVEVRTNDLIRDFLRIELVKSTTSYTRRRYDRTSVGLIPNNRLDRNNTNSFYSKAKIQSLSQHQEAIGTLLNRSNPSLMILSASNCSRNGLSKNSKYPNAVKESNPRIPIRDIFGLLGAIVPSISNFSSSYYLLTHNQILLKKYLFLENLKQTFQVLQGLKYSLIDENKRISNFDSNIMLEPFHLNWHFIHHDSWEETSAIIYLGQFICENVCLFKSHIKNQVKFSLLIWTPLF, from the coding sequence ATGGACGAAGGGAGAAATTTAGCAACACTTTTCCCACAGGATCTCCTGCAAGAAGAGGATAATCTCCAACTTCGACTTGTCAATTTTATTTCTCATGAAAATAGCAAGTTAACTCAAAGAATTTATCACACGAATAGTCAATTCGTTCGAACTTGCTTAGTAGTGAATTGGgaacaagaagaaaaagaggggGCTCGTGCTTCTCTTGTTGAGGTAAGAACAAATGATCTGATTCGTGATTTCCTAAGAATTGAGTTAGTTAAGTCTACTACTTCGTATACACGAAGAAGGTATGATAGGACAAGTGTAGGACTTATTCCCAATAATAGGTTAGATCGCAACAATACCAATTCCTTTTATTCCAAGGCGAAGATTCAATCACTTAGCCAACATCAAGAAGCTATTGGCACCTTGTTGAATCGAAGTAATCCATCTTTGATGATTTTGTCGGCATCCAACTGTTCTCGAAATGGTTTATCCAAGAATTCAAAGTATCCCAATGCGGTAAAAGAATCGAATCCTAGAATTCCTATTCGAGATATTTTTGGGCTCTTAGGCGCTATTGTACCTAGTATATCAAATTTTTCTTCATCTTACTATTTATTAACACATAATCAGATcttgttaaaaaaatacttGTTCCTTGAAAATTTGAAACAAACCTTCCAAGTACTTCAAGGACTTAAATACTCTTTAATAGACGAAAATAAAAGGATTTCTAATTTCGACAGTAACATCATGTTAGAGCCATTCCATTTGAATTGGCACTTTATCCATCATGACTCGTGGGAAGAGACATCGGCAATAATTTACCTTGGACAGTTTATTTGTGAAAATGTATGTCTATTTAAATCGCACATAAAAAATCAGGTCAAATTTTCATTGTTAATATGGACTCCTTTGTTCTAA